In a genomic window of Macrobrachium rosenbergii isolate ZJJX-2024 chromosome 44, ASM4041242v1, whole genome shotgun sequence:
- the LOC136829287 gene encoding cuticle protein AMP1A-like yields MKFLIIAALTSVAFAAPQYSYDAPAARSSSSEEVVAILRDDRVHEDDGKYNFDFESENGIRFSEAGSPDGDEDVIVSAGQYSYTAPDGTEVVVKYVADENGFQPQSDLLPVAPEFPHPIPQFVLDQIAFAAEEDARRARDDSREAPSRSYGAPQ; encoded by the exons ATGAAATTC TTGATCATCGCTGCCCTTACCTCCGTGGCCTTTGCTGCTCCTCAGTACAGCTACGATGCCCCTGCTGCCCGATCCAGTTCTTCTGAGGAAGTCGTAGCCATCTTGAGGGACGACAGAGTCCACGAAGACGACGGCAAATACAACTTCGACTTCGAATCCGAAAATGGCATCAGGTTCTCCGAGGCTGGATCTCCCGACGGAGATGAGGACGTCATCGTCAGTGCTGGACAGTACTC ctacaCTGCTCCTGACGGTACCGAAGTCGTTGTGAAATACGTCGCTGACGAGAACGGCTTCCAGCCCCAGTCCGACCTGCTGCCAGTAGCCCCCGAATTCCCCCACCCAATTCCCCAGTTCGTCCTCGACCAGATCGCCTTCGCTGCTGAGGAAGACGCCCGCCGTGCCCGCGATGACTCTCGCGAGGCTCCTTCCAGGTCTTACGGCGCCCCTCAGTAA
- the LOC136829286 gene encoding cuticle protein AMP1A-like, producing MKFVILAALAAVALAAPQYSYDAPAARSSADSSEEVAILRDDRVHEDDGKYNFDFESENGIRFSEAGSPDGDEDAIVSAGQYSYTAPDGTEVVVKYVADENGFQPQSDLLPVAPEFPHPIPQFVLDQIAFAAEEDARRARGDSREAPSRSYGAPQ from the exons ATGAAGTTT GTGATCCTCGCTGCCCTTGCCGCCGTGGCCCTTGCTGCCCCTCAGTACAGCTACGATGCCCCTGCTGCCCGCTCCAGCGCCGATTCCTCTGAGGAGGTAGCCATCTTGAGGGACGACAGAGTCCACGAAGACGACGGCAAATACAACTTCGACTTCGAATCCGAAAATGGCATCAGGTTCTCCGAGGCTGGATCTCCCGACGGAGATGAGGACGCCATCGTCAGTGCTGGACAATACTC CTACACTGCTCCTGACGGTACCGAAGTCGTTGTGAAATACGTCGCTGACGAGAACGGCTTCCAGCCCCAGTCCGACCTGCTGCCAGTAGCCCCCGAATTCCCCCACCCAATTCCCCAGTTCGTGCTTGACCAGATCGCCTTCGCTGCTGAGGAAGACGCCCGCCGTGCCCGTGGTGACTCTCGCGAGGCTCCTTCCAGGTCTTACGGCGCCCCCCAGTAA
- the LOC136829116 gene encoding cuticle protein AMP1A-like, whose product MVLRSETLLAPLPYIKRSPRIRASVRRLTSADNMKFVILAALAAVALAAPQYSYDAPARSSVDSSEEVAILRDDRVHEDDGKYNFDFESENGIRFSEAGSPDGDEDAIVSAGQYSYTAPDGTEVVVKYVANENGFQPQSDLLPVAPEFPHPIPQFVLDQIAFAAEEDARRARGDSREAPSRSYGAPQ is encoded by the exons ATGGTCCTAAGGTCAGAGACGCTACTCGCTCCACTGCCCTATATAAAACGAAGTCCTAGAATTCGGGCATCAGTTCGCCGCTTGACATCAGCCGACAACATGAAGTTT GTGATCCTCGCTGCCCTTGCCGCCGTGGCCCTTGCTGCCCCTCAGTACAGCTACGATGCCCCTGCCCGCTCCAGCGTCGATTCCTCTGAGGAGGTAGCCATCTTGAGGGACGACAGAGTCCACGAAGACGACGGCAAATACAACTTCGACTTCGAATCCGAAAATGGCATCAGGTTCTCCGAGGCTGGATCTCCCGACGGAGACGAGGACGCCATCGTCAGTGCTGGACAATACTC CTACACTGCTCCTGACGGTACCGAAGTCGTTGTGAAATACGTCGCTAACGAGAACGGCTTCCAGCCCCAGTCCGACCTGCTGCCAGTAGCCCCCGAATTCCCCCACCCAATTCCCCAGTTCGTCCTCGACCAGATCGCCTTCGCCGCTGAGGAAGACGCCCGCCGTGCCCGTGGTGACTCTCGCGAGGCTCCTTCCAGGTCTTACGGCGCCCCTCAGTAA
- the LOC136829115 gene encoding cuticle protein AMP1A-like — translation MKFVILAALAAVALAAPQYSYDAPARSRADSSEEDVAILRDDRVHEDDGRYNFDFESENGIRFSEAGSPDGDEDAIVSAGQYSYTAPDGTEVVVKYVANENGFQPQSDLLPVAPEFPHPIPQFVLDQIAFAAEEDARRARDDSFEAPSRSYGAPQ, via the exons ATGAAGTTT GTGATCCTCGCTGCCCTTGCCGCCGTGGCCCTTGCTGCCCCTCAGTACAGCTACGATGCCCCTGCCCGATCCAGGGCTGATTCCTCTGAGGAAGACGTAGCCATCTTGAGGGACGACAGAGTCCACGAAGACGACGGCAGATACAACTTCGACTTCGAATCCGAAAATGGCATCAGGTTCTCCGAGGCTGGATCTCCCGACGGAGATGAGGACGCCATCGTCAGTGCTGGACAATACTC CTACACTGCTCCTGACGGTACCGAAGTCGTTGTGAAATACGTCGCTAACGAGAACGGCTTCCAGCCCCAGTCCGACCTGCTGCCAGTAGCCCCCGAATTCCCCCACCCAATTCCCCAGTTCGTCCTCGACCAGATCGCCTTCGCCGCTGAGGAAGACGCCCGCCGTGCCCGTGATGACTCTTTTGAGGCACCATCCAGGTCTTACGGCGCCCCTCAATAA
- the LOC136829284 gene encoding cuticle protein AMP1A-like isoform X3, with protein MKFVIIAALAAVALAAPQYSYDAPARSRADSSEEVAILRDDRVHEDDGKYNFDFESENGIRFSEAGSPDGDEDAIVSAGQYSYTAPDGTEVVVKYVANENGFQPQSDLLPVAPEFPHPIPQFVLDQIAFAAEEDARRARGDSREAPSRSYGAPQ; from the exons ATGAAGTTT GTGATCATCGCTGCTCTTGCCGCCGTGGCCCTTGCTGCCCCTCAGTACAGCTACGACGCCCCTGCCCGATCCAGGGCTGATTCCTCTGAGGAGGTAGCCATCTTGAGGGACGACAGAGTCCACGAAGACGACGGCAAATACAACTTCGACTTCGAGTCCGAAAATGGCATCAGGTTCTCCGAGGCTGGATCTCCCGACGGAGATGAGGACGCCATCGTCAGTGCTGGACAATACTC CTACACTGCTCCTGACGGTACCGAAGTCGTTGTGAAATACGTCGCTAACGAGAACGGCTTCCAGCCCCAGTCCGACCTGCTGCCAGTAGCCCCCGAATTCCCCCACCCAATTCCCCAGTTCGTCCTTGACCAGATCGCCTTCGCTGCTGAGGAAGACGCCCGCCGTGCCCGTGGTGACTCTCGCGAGGCTCCTTCCAGGTCTTACGGCGCCCCCCAGTAA
- the LOC136829284 gene encoding cuticle protein AMP1A-like isoform X1, translating to MKFVIIAALAAVALAAPQYSYDAPAARSSADSSEEVAILRDDRVHEDDGKYNFDFESENGIRFSEAGSPDGDEDAIVSAGQYSYTAPDGTEVVVKYVANENGFQPQSDLLPVAPEFPHPIPQFVLDQIAFAAEEDARRARGDSREAPSRSYGAPQ from the exons ATGAAGTTT GTGATCATCGCTGCCCTTGCCGCCGTGGCCCTTGCTGCCCCTCAGTACAGCTACGATGCCCCTGCTGCCCGCTCCAGCGCCGATTCCTCTGAGGAGGTAGCCATCTTGAGGGACGACAGAGTCCACGAAGACGACGGCAAATACAACTTCGACTTCGAATCCGAAAATGGCATCAGGTTCTCCGAGGCTGGATCTCCCGACGGAGATGAGGACGCCATCGTCAGTGCTGGACAATACTC CTACACTGCTCCTGACGGTACCGAAGTCGTTGTGAAATACGTCGCTAACGAGAACGGCTTCCAGCCCCAGTCCGACCTGCTGCCAGTAGCCCCCGAATTCCCCCACCCAATTCCCCAGTTCGTCCTCGACCAGATCGCCTTCGCTGCTGAGGAAGACGCCCGCCGTGCCCGTGGTGACTCTCGCGAGGCTCCTTCCAGGTCTTACGGCGCCCCCCAGTAA